TTCGAGTTCCGATATATTGGGGAGAGCGATTGCAGTCTCATCGAGCGGAGTCGAGATGGTGCGTTGTTGCTCTGTCGTACGTTCTCGACTCCGCTCGAACTGACAGGGGTTACATTTCGGGATAAATAAGTTTTCGTTGTTCTCCATTAAAGCATTTAACCAGGCTTGCTGCGGTGCGTTGTGTAGCAACCATCAGCGGACTTTTTTCTCCTTCCATTACTACATCCATGGCGGGTATTTTTAATAGTTCTATTTTTATTTCTTTTGGTATATCTTCGTTTAAGGGTTGTGTATGCAGTAGGTCGCATACTACCTTGTCCACCAAAGGGCGATAGGGTTCCATCAAATCATCTGCCAGGCAGTAGGCATTGTACCTGTTTCTGTGAAATATACCTAACGTAGGCAGTAAGCCTGCTCCTACAATACTGCGTGCCATGGTAGCCCGAAGCAACGCATAGGCGTAGTTTAAATAATTGTTGGGAGACGCACCCTCTCGGTGTCTGCGAAATTCGGCATTGTTGTGCAGTAGGGCAGGAGAGAGGTTTTTCCAATAATAGGCTGCGGCTGTGCCTTCGGCATTATCACTGTCTCCGCTTTTAATGTTTTTGTAAACGGGTATAAGGTATTCGTGCTTAATGCCCCGCAGTTTAAGATGCTCGCTTTGATTTTTTATTTTTTGTTCTACCGTTTGCGCCCACAAGTTTTTCTTAAGAGGTTCGCTGGCATCCAGTTGTGCTCTAAAACGCTCGTTTTGTATCGTGTTTCCACTAAGTGGCATGAGTAAACCCGTAGGGTGGTGGGTAGCATCGCAAGTGGTTACTACCGTATTATTTGCAAGCAATGCACCTAACAAGCCTTGTGTAAGGGTTATTTGTTTATTGTCGAGCACCACTATGCCAATATCTTCAATGGGTATGCTTGCGGAAGCCTCTTTTTTAAACGATTCGGGTAAATTATCATTTTTTTCTATTTCGGGTAGTCGAACTACCAATTGATTATCTCTTAAGTTGAGATAAGCGGGATTGCCAAAGTATAAGGTGCGTTTAATCATATCGCAAGTTTTTTCAAAGTTTTAAACTTTGGAAAAGCTAGATTTTAATTTCTCCAATTGTATTTATTCTAATTTTCGTTGGATTTAATTTTTCAAAGGCTCCAATACTTTGAACATTATAAAATCGTTTGGAGGTTTTTGCCTCATTCGAGT
This sequence is a window from Bacteroidota bacterium. Protein-coding genes within it:
- the cas1 gene encoding type II CRISPR-associated endonuclease Cas1; this encodes MIKRTLYFGNPAYLNLRDNQLVVRLPEIEKNDNLPESFKKEASASIPIEDIGIVVLDNKQITLTQGLLGALLANNTVVTTCDATHHPTGLLMPLSGNTIQNERFRAQLDASEPLKKNLWAQTVEQKIKNQSEHLKLRGIKHEYLIPVYKNIKSGDSDNAEGTAAAYYWKNLSPALLHNNAEFRRHREGASPNNYLNYAYALLRATMARSIVGAGLLPTLGIFHRNRYNAYCLADDLMEPYRPLVDKVVCDLLHTQPLNEDIPKEIKIELLKIPAMDVVMEGEKSPLMVATQRTAASLVKCFNGEQRKLIYPEM